From Pseudomonas alcaligenes, a single genomic window includes:
- a CDS encoding tetratricopeptide repeat protein produces the protein MPLRFALWLLDRPRLGQHSSIKRIAGRLLKQPARQGVVLAQSRLGLLLCRDCGNTRDRRIGVELLRQAGRAGDLRAQLELGRLYCQPRQREPQLARHWLEQAAAQGSHEAVRLLGRLHKTA, from the coding sequence ATGCCCCTGCGTTTTGCTCTCTGGCTGCTCGATCGCCCCCGCCTGGGGCAGCACTCGAGCATCAAGCGCATTGCCGGACGCCTGCTCAAGCAGCCGGCGCGCCAGGGGGTGGTGCTGGCCCAGAGCCGCCTGGGCCTGCTGCTGTGCCGCGATTGCGGCAATACCCGCGACCGCCGCATCGGCGTGGAGCTGTTGCGCCAGGCCGGTCGCGCCGGCGACCTGAGGGCCCAGCTGGAGCTGGGGCGGCTGTACTGCCAGCCGCGCCAGCGCGAGCCGCAACTGGCTCGCCACTGGCTGGAGCAAGCGGCTGCCCAAGGCTCCCACGAGGCTGTGCGCCTGCTCGGACGTTTGCACAAAACGGCCTGA
- a CDS encoding carboxymuconolactone decarboxylase family protein translates to MTPRLDFYTASPDALKAMLALEGAVSKLPLEKSLLELVKLRASQLNGCAFCVDMHSSDARKAGETERRLYAVAVWREAPFFTPRERAALAWTEALTLVADSHAPDADYELLSSQFSAKEMVDLSLAISTINSWNRLAVGFRKMPSA, encoded by the coding sequence ATGACGCCACGTCTCGATTTCTACACCGCCTCCCCTGACGCCCTGAAGGCCATGCTGGCCCTGGAAGGCGCCGTATCCAAGCTGCCGCTGGAAAAATCCCTGCTCGAGCTGGTCAAGCTGCGCGCCTCGCAGCTCAACGGCTGCGCCTTCTGCGTCGACATGCACAGCAGCGACGCGCGCAAAGCCGGTGAGACCGAACGCCGCCTGTACGCCGTGGCGGTATGGCGCGAGGCGCCCTTCTTCACCCCGCGCGAACGCGCCGCCCTGGCCTGGACCGAGGCCCTGACCCTGGTCGCCGACAGCCATGCGCCGGACGCCGACTACGAACTGCTGAGCAGCCAGTTCAGCGCCAAGGAAATGGTCGACCTGAGCCTGGCCATCAGCACCATCAATAGCTGGAACCGCCTGGCCGTGGGCTTTCGCAAGATGCCCAGCGCCTGA
- a CDS encoding rubredoxin, translating into MSQFQCPECGYRYDEERGEPHQGYAPGTPWNELPEDFACPDCAVRVKADFEEVPNT; encoded by the coding sequence ATGAGCCAGTTCCAGTGCCCGGAATGCGGCTATCGCTATGACGAGGAACGCGGCGAGCCGCACCAGGGCTATGCGCCGGGCACGCCCTGGAATGAGCTGCCGGAAGACTTCGCCTGCCCCGACTGCGCGGTGCGGGTGAAGGCGGATTTCGAGGAAGTGCCAAACACCTGA
- a CDS encoding SDR family oxidoreductase, with amino-acid sequence MQNILITGASRGIGLGLAETYLNAGAQVHAVVRNPDSAELRQLQARFAEHLQLIVCNLNDTEAGARILAQLAAPALDAVILNAGVYGPTHQDIAQASTHEINELFLSNAIAPLRLARQLAPRVGSGGVIAFMSSQMASVELARAAQMPLYGASKAALNSLIRSWSQATDSPAATLLALHPGWVRTAMGGDQAPLEVADSAAGLQRSIAHYAGQGGCHFIDYQQQVLPW; translated from the coding sequence ATGCAGAACATCCTGATTACCGGTGCCTCGCGCGGCATCGGCCTGGGTCTCGCCGAGACCTACCTGAATGCCGGTGCGCAGGTACACGCCGTGGTGCGCAACCCCGACTCGGCCGAGCTGCGCCAGCTGCAGGCCCGCTTCGCCGAGCACCTGCAACTGATCGTCTGCAACCTGAATGACACCGAGGCCGGCGCCCGTATCCTCGCCCAGCTCGCTGCCCCAGCGCTGGACGCCGTGATCCTCAATGCCGGGGTCTACGGCCCTACCCATCAGGATATCGCGCAGGCCAGTACGCACGAGATCAACGAGCTGTTTCTCAGCAACGCCATCGCCCCGCTACGCCTGGCGCGGCAGCTGGCACCGCGGGTCGGCAGTGGCGGCGTGATCGCCTTCATGAGTTCGCAGATGGCCAGCGTGGAGCTGGCGCGCGCCGCGCAGATGCCGCTGTATGGCGCCAGCAAGGCTGCACTCAACAGCCTGATCCGCAGCTGGAGCCAGGCCACGGATTCACCGGCGGCGACCCTGCTGGCCCTGCACCCAGGCTGGGTCAGAACCGCCATGGGCGGCGACCAGGCGCCACTGGAAGTGGCCGACAGTGCGGCCGGCCTGCAGCGCAGCATCGCCCACTATGCCGGGCAAGGCGGCTGCCACTTCATCGACTACCAGCAGCAGGTGCTGCCCTGGTAG
- a CDS encoding RES family NAD+ phosphorylase, whose translation MDIWQACAGAEQITPLRGRLVRLVESQEQVATLQLVDTLDEQALLEQLLEASKPPLPRSDEPLHYLLHTPFRYPPLRWGSRFGRRHEPSLFYAACRLETAMAETAFYRFVLWHGMAKAPPSGRILSEHSSFEARYQVERGIRLHQPPFAEYREQLTHRSDYRATQALGSAMREAGVEAFEFPSARCPLQGNNVALYAPQAFSERRPRNLQPWLCETTDSYVAFKNAQGPDTPRLFPLSLFLVAGTLPQPA comes from the coding sequence ATGGATATCTGGCAGGCCTGCGCTGGCGCAGAGCAGATCACCCCGTTGCGCGGGCGCCTGGTGCGTCTGGTGGAAAGTCAGGAGCAGGTGGCCACCCTGCAGCTGGTCGATACCCTGGACGAGCAGGCCTTGCTCGAACAGTTGCTGGAGGCCAGCAAGCCGCCCTTGCCGCGCAGCGACGAGCCGCTGCACTACCTGCTGCACACGCCGTTCCGTTACCCGCCGCTGCGCTGGGGCTCGCGCTTCGGCCGCCGGCATGAGCCGAGCCTGTTCTATGCTGCCTGCCGTCTGGAGACGGCAATGGCGGAAACCGCCTTCTACCGCTTCGTGCTCTGGCATGGCATGGCCAAAGCGCCGCCGAGCGGGCGTATCCTCTCCGAGCATTCCTCCTTCGAGGCGCGCTACCAGGTCGAGCGCGGTATCCGTCTGCATCAGCCGCCGTTTGCCGAGTACCGCGAGCAGCTGACCCACCGCAGCGACTATCGCGCCACCCAGGCGCTGGGCAGCGCCATGCGCGAAGCCGGGGTGGAGGCCTTCGAGTTTCCCTCGGCGCGCTGCCCGTTGCAGGGCAACAATGTCGCCCTGTATGCCCCGCAGGCCTTCAGCGAGCGGCGCCCGCGTAACCTGCAGCCGTGGCTGTGTGAAACCACCGACAGCTATGTGGCCTTCAAGAATGCCCAGGGCCCGGATACGCCGCGGCTGTTCCCGCTGAGCCTGTTCCTGGTCGCAGGGACGCTGCCGCAGCCGGCCTGA
- a CDS encoding alkene reductase, translating to MTTLFDPIQVGDLQLPNRIIMAPLTRCRADDGRIPNALMAEYYVQRASAGLILSEATSVTPMGVGYPDTPGIWSEDQVRGWLNVTRAVHANGGRIFLQLWHVGRVSDPLYLNGELPVAPSAIKPAGHVSLVRPIKEFVTPRALETEEIADIVEAYRHGAENAKAAGFDGVEIHGANGYLLDQFLQDSTNQRQDQYGGSIENRARLLLEVTDAAIEVWGAGRVGVHLAPRRDSHDMGDSNPRETFGYVARELGKRGVAFICTREKEGDDSLTPYIKEQFGGLVIANERFTKAQANTWLADGKADAVAFGIPFIANPDLVERLAQDAPLNEPRPELFYGKGPVGYLDYPRL from the coding sequence ATGACTACGCTTTTCGATCCCATCCAGGTCGGCGACCTGCAACTGCCGAACCGCATCATCATGGCCCCGCTGACCCGCTGCCGGGCCGACGACGGGCGCATTCCCAACGCCCTGATGGCCGAGTACTACGTGCAGCGCGCCTCGGCCGGGCTGATCCTCAGCGAGGCCACATCGGTCACCCCGATGGGCGTCGGCTACCCGGACACCCCCGGCATCTGGTCGGAAGACCAGGTACGTGGCTGGCTCAACGTGACCCGCGCCGTGCATGCCAACGGCGGGCGCATCTTCCTGCAGCTGTGGCACGTCGGCCGGGTTTCCGACCCGCTGTACCTCAACGGTGAGCTGCCGGTGGCGCCGAGCGCGATCAAACCGGCCGGGCATGTCAGCCTGGTGCGCCCGATCAAGGAATTCGTCACCCCGCGCGCCCTGGAAACCGAAGAAATCGCCGATATCGTCGAGGCCTACCGCCACGGCGCGGAGAACGCCAAGGCCGCCGGTTTCGACGGTGTGGAAATCCACGGCGCCAACGGCTACCTGCTCGACCAGTTCCTCCAGGACAGCACCAACCAGCGCCAGGATCAGTACGGTGGCAGCATCGAGAACCGTGCGCGCCTGCTGCTGGAAGTCACCGATGCCGCCATCGAAGTCTGGGGCGCCGGCCGCGTTGGCGTGCACCTGGCACCGCGCCGCGACTCCCACGACATGGGCGACAGCAACCCGCGCGAAACCTTCGGCTATGTCGCCCGCGAGCTGGGCAAACGTGGCGTGGCCTTCATCTGCACCCGCGAGAAGGAAGGCGACGACAGCCTGACGCCTTACATCAAGGAGCAGTTCGGCGGCCTGGTGATCGCCAACGAGCGCTTCACCAAGGCCCAGGCCAACACCTGGCTGGCCGACGGCAAGGCCGATGCGGTGGCCTTCGGCATCCCCTTCATCGCCAACCCCGACCTGGTCGAGCGCCTGGCCCAGGACGCCCCGCTCAACGAGCCGCGCCCCGAGCTGTTCTACGGCAAGGGCCCGGTCGGCTACCTCGACTACCCGCGCCTGTAA
- a CDS encoding VOC family protein: MAQLQKITPCLWFDDQGEQAAQLYVSLFDDARISHVSRYSEAGQEVHGRPVGSAMTVEFELQGQRFIALNGGPAFRFSEAVSLVIGCDDQAEVDHFWHGLGPGGGGQAQQCGWLKDRFGLSWQVVPRVLYRLLDDPEPGKAQRVMTALLQMHKLDIAALQRAAAG; the protein is encoded by the coding sequence ATGGCACAGCTCCAGAAAATCACCCCCTGCCTGTGGTTCGACGACCAGGGCGAGCAGGCGGCGCAGCTCTATGTGTCGCTGTTCGATGACGCGCGGATTAGCCACGTGAGCCGCTACAGCGAGGCCGGCCAGGAAGTGCACGGGCGCCCCGTGGGCTCGGCGATGACCGTGGAGTTCGAGTTGCAGGGGCAGCGCTTCATTGCCCTCAATGGCGGGCCGGCCTTCCGCTTCAGCGAAGCCGTCTCGCTGGTGATCGGCTGCGACGACCAGGCCGAGGTCGACCACTTCTGGCACGGCCTGGGCCCCGGTGGCGGTGGCCAGGCCCAGCAGTGTGGCTGGCTTAAGGATCGTTTTGGGTTGTCCTGGCAGGTGGTGCCGCGGGTACTTTACCGCCTGCTTGACGACCCCGAACCGGGCAAGGCACAGCGGGTGATGACCGCCCTGCTGCAGATGCACAAGCTGGATATCGCCGCCCTGCAACGGGCCGCCGCAGGTTGA
- the rmuC gene encoding DNA recombination protein RmuC: MPFALDLSNLLLGLLLGAAPLAALVWQLQRKLAAQEAERLLQDERLNTSRLAQEGLSAQLDDSLDELRELQQRSAGQQAELAALRRESELLGQERDGARKAAQEWAREREQKEDQLRQLESQRASLAAELREQQGSHQQRLSDLQNSRDELRAQFAELAGKIFDEREQRFAETSQQRLGQLLDPLKERIQAFEKRVEESYQSEARERFSLAKELERLQQLNQRLGDEATNLTRALKGQKTQGNWGELVLERVLEHAGLEKGREYQTQVSLKGGDGERFQPDVLIQLPGDKQVVVDAKVSLTAYQALVAAEDDETRSTALKQHVLSLRSHLKGLSVKDYQRLEGLHSLDFVLLFVPIEAAFAAALQADPGLFQEAFEQHIVIVSPTTLLATLRVIDSLWRQERQSQNARDIAERAGQLYDKFVAFIGDLDEVGSRLKQLDKAYDAARNKLCEGRGNLINRVENLKLLGARASKSLPADLLERAAGMPLLDDSGE; this comes from the coding sequence TTGCCCTTTGCCCTCGATCTTTCCAATCTGCTGCTCGGCCTGTTGCTGGGTGCCGCGCCGCTGGCCGCTTTGGTCTGGCAGCTGCAGCGCAAGCTGGCGGCGCAGGAGGCCGAGCGCCTGCTGCAGGACGAGCGTCTGAATACCAGTCGCCTGGCCCAGGAAGGCCTGTCGGCCCAGCTCGATGACAGTCTCGACGAGCTGCGTGAGCTGCAGCAACGCAGCGCCGGCCAGCAGGCCGAGCTGGCGGCCCTGCGCCGTGAAAGCGAGCTGCTCGGCCAGGAGCGCGACGGCGCGCGCAAGGCGGCTCAGGAGTGGGCGCGCGAGCGCGAGCAGAAGGAAGACCAGCTGCGCCAGCTGGAAAGCCAGCGCGCCAGCCTGGCCGCCGAGCTGCGCGAGCAGCAGGGCAGCCACCAGCAGCGCCTGAGCGATCTGCAGAATTCCCGTGATGAGCTGCGGGCGCAGTTCGCCGAGCTGGCCGGCAAGATTTTCGACGAGCGCGAACAGCGTTTCGCCGAAACCAGCCAGCAGCGCCTTGGCCAGTTGCTCGATCCGCTCAAGGAACGCATCCAGGCGTTCGAGAAACGGGTCGAGGAGAGCTACCAGAGCGAGGCGCGCGAACGCTTTTCCCTGGCCAAGGAGCTGGAGCGTCTGCAGCAGCTCAACCAGCGCCTGGGCGACGAGGCGACCAACCTGACCCGCGCCCTGAAAGGACAGAAGACCCAGGGCAACTGGGGCGAGCTGGTGCTGGAGCGGGTGCTGGAACATGCCGGCCTGGAGAAGGGCCGCGAGTACCAGACCCAGGTCAGCCTCAAGGGTGGCGATGGCGAGCGTTTCCAGCCCGACGTGCTGATCCAGTTGCCGGGCGACAAGCAGGTGGTGGTCGATGCCAAGGTCAGCCTCACCGCCTACCAGGCGCTGGTCGCCGCCGAAGACGACGAGACCCGCAGCACGGCGCTGAAGCAGCACGTGCTGAGCCTGCGCAGCCACCTCAAGGGCCTCTCGGTGAAGGATTACCAGCGCCTGGAAGGCCTGCACAGCCTGGACTTCGTGCTGCTCTTCGTGCCCATCGAGGCGGCCTTCGCCGCCGCGCTGCAGGCCGATCCGGGGCTGTTCCAGGAAGCCTTCGAGCAGCACATCGTGATCGTCAGCCCGACCACTTTGCTGGCCACCCTGCGGGTGATCGACAGCCTCTGGCGCCAGGAGCGGCAGAGCCAGAACGCCCGCGACATCGCCGAGCGTGCTGGCCAGCTGTACGACAAGTTCGTCGCCTTTATCGGCGACCTGGACGAAGTCGGCAGCCGTCTCAAGCAGCTGGACAAGGCCTACGACGCGGCGCGCAACAAGCTCTGCGAAGGCCGCGGCAACCTGATCAACCGGGTCGAGAACCTCAAGCTGCTCGGTGCCCGCGCCAGCAAGAGCCTGCCGGCGGATCTGCTGGAGCGCGCCGCCGGCATGCCGCTGCTGGACGACAGCGGCGAGTAG
- a CDS encoding MFS transporter: MPLPLLVLALSAFAIGTTEFVIMGLLPNVAADLGVSIPGAGWLVTGYALGVAIGAPFMALVTSNWPRKAALLGLMGIFIIGNLLCATASDYELLMVARVVTALCHGAFFGIGSVVAASLVPENRKASAVALMFTGLTLANVLGVPLGTALGQAAGWRSTFWAVTLIGVFAFIGLWRLLPAKRDEQPADLRSELAALRGAGFWLALSTTVLFSAAVFALFTYIAPLLGEVTGVSPRGVTWTLLLIGVGLTLGNIIGGKLADWRLSTSLCGILAALAVLSTLFSWLSHYLIPAEITLLLWAATAFAAVPALQVNVMTFGQAAPNLVSTLNIGAFNLGNALGAWVGGLVISQGLGLTSVPLAAAGLAALGLLAALLTFSIGNASSVAEAALD, from the coding sequence ATGCCACTTCCCTTGCTAGTCCTCGCCCTCTCGGCCTTTGCCATCGGCACCACGGAATTCGTCATCATGGGCCTGCTGCCGAATGTCGCTGCCGACCTCGGCGTGAGCATTCCCGGCGCCGGCTGGCTGGTGACCGGTTACGCCCTGGGCGTGGCCATCGGCGCACCCTTCATGGCCCTGGTTACCTCCAACTGGCCGCGCAAGGCCGCCCTGCTCGGCCTGATGGGCATTTTCATCATCGGCAACCTGCTGTGCGCCACGGCCAGCGACTACGAGCTGCTGATGGTCGCCCGGGTGGTCACCGCCCTCTGCCACGGCGCCTTCTTCGGCATCGGCTCGGTGGTCGCCGCCAGCCTGGTGCCGGAAAACCGCAAAGCCTCGGCTGTGGCCCTGATGTTCACCGGCCTGACCCTGGCCAACGTGCTCGGCGTACCGCTGGGTACCGCCCTGGGCCAGGCCGCCGGCTGGCGTTCGACCTTCTGGGCCGTGACCCTGATCGGCGTATTCGCCTTCATCGGCCTGTGGCGCCTGCTGCCGGCCAAGCGCGATGAGCAACCGGCCGATCTGCGCAGCGAACTGGCAGCCCTGCGCGGTGCCGGGTTCTGGCTGGCGCTGAGCACCACCGTGCTGTTCTCCGCCGCCGTGTTCGCCCTGTTCACCTACATCGCTCCGCTGCTCGGCGAAGTCACCGGCGTGTCGCCGCGTGGCGTGACCTGGACGCTGCTGCTGATCGGCGTCGGCCTGACCCTCGGCAACATCATCGGCGGCAAGCTGGCCGACTGGCGCCTGAGCACCTCGCTGTGCGGCATCCTCGCTGCCCTGGCCGTGCTCTCGACCCTGTTCAGCTGGCTCAGCCACTACCTGATCCCGGCGGAAATCACCCTGCTGCTGTGGGCCGCCACCGCCTTCGCCGCCGTACCGGCGCTGCAGGTCAACGTGATGACCTTCGGCCAGGCCGCACCGAACCTGGTATCCACCCTCAACATCGGCGCCTTCAACCTGGGCAACGCCCTCGGCGCCTGGGTTGGCGGCCTGGTCATCAGCCAGGGCCTGGGCCTCACCAGCGTACCGCTGGCCGCTGCTGGCCTGGCCGCCCTGGGCCTGCTCGCCGCCCTGCTCACCTTCTCCATCGGCAACGCATCCAGCGTGGCCGAAGCTGCCCTCGACTGA
- a CDS encoding PLP-dependent aminotransferase family protein, whose protein sequence is MELHVVIHGRKDLAGQLYRQLREAIESGRLAAGTRLPPSRLLAEQLGVSRKTVSDTYALLTYDSLLVGKVGSGTFVNAHVARRDPTPSTLSPASAAAIERWRTIPLPLRHPQLEVSLRCEFIGGAISKNLFPQDEWRQCSQYALRQIAKARGFYSQPEGLSALRAAIARYIAFARGVNCQGDDLVVCNGAQQALDLIARVLIEPGCTVAMEDPGYTPARLLFAALGAQVVGVPVDGDGMQVERIPEQARLIYVTPSHQFPLGMPMSTVRRETLLQRARQLGAIIIEDDYDCEFRYEGRPTDSLQSLDTAGVVAYVGTFSKTLMPELRIGYAVLPPALRNAVINVKQLTDWHVSTLPQWALAKFISEGYLLKHIRRCHTVYAARRERILQRFQGDLAPWFEIVPATAGFHMAALCRVPLNLPLLIELSRKVEVGLYPLEAFYYQAEPRRGLMIGFGAIETLDIDPALDRVRDILREIA, encoded by the coding sequence ATGGAGCTGCATGTCGTCATCCATGGCCGCAAGGATCTCGCCGGCCAGCTTTACCGCCAACTGCGCGAAGCCATCGAGAGCGGACGCCTGGCGGCCGGCACGCGCCTGCCGCCGTCGCGTCTGCTGGCCGAGCAATTGGGCGTCTCGCGCAAGACCGTGTCCGACACCTATGCGCTGCTTACCTACGACAGCCTGCTGGTCGGCAAGGTGGGCAGCGGCACCTTCGTCAATGCCCATGTGGCGCGCCGCGACCCCACGCCCAGCACGCTGAGCCCGGCCAGTGCCGCGGCCATCGAACGCTGGCGGACGATTCCGCTGCCGCTGCGCCATCCACAGCTGGAAGTGTCGCTGCGCTGCGAGTTCATCGGCGGGGCGATCAGCAAGAACCTGTTTCCCCAGGACGAGTGGCGCCAGTGCAGCCAGTACGCCCTGCGCCAGATCGCCAAGGCCCGCGGCTTCTACAGCCAACCGGAGGGCCTGAGCGCCTTGCGCGCGGCGATTGCCCGCTACATCGCCTTCGCCCGTGGGGTGAACTGTCAGGGCGATGACCTGGTGGTGTGCAACGGCGCCCAGCAGGCCCTCGACCTGATCGCCCGGGTGCTGATCGAGCCCGGCTGCACGGTGGCCATGGAAGACCCCGGCTACACCCCGGCGCGCCTGCTGTTCGCCGCCCTCGGCGCGCAGGTGGTCGGCGTGCCGGTGGATGGCGACGGCATGCAGGTGGAACGGATTCCCGAGCAGGCGCGGCTGATCTACGTCACCCCCTCGCACCAGTTCCCGCTCGGCATGCCGATGAGCACGGTGCGCCGCGAGACGCTGCTGCAGCGTGCCCGACAGCTGGGGGCGATCATCATCGAAGACGACTACGACTGCGAGTTTCGCTACGAAGGGCGGCCCACCGACTCGCTGCAGAGCCTGGATACGGCTGGCGTGGTGGCTTATGTCGGCACCTTCTCCAAGACCCTGATGCCTGAGCTGCGCATCGGTTATGCGGTGCTGCCGCCGGCGCTGCGCAATGCGGTGATCAACGTCAAGCAGCTGACCGACTGGCACGTCTCGACCCTGCCGCAGTGGGCGCTGGCCAAGTTCATCAGCGAGGGTTATCTGCTCAAGCACATCCGCCGTTGCCACACGGTCTACGCGGCGCGCCGCGAGCGCATCCTGCAGCGCTTCCAGGGCGACCTGGCGCCCTGGTTCGAGATAGTCCCGGCCACCGCCGGCTTCCATATGGCGGCGCTGTGCCGGGTGCCGCTCAACCTGCCGCTGCTGATCGAGCTGAGCCGCAAGGTGGAGGTCGGCCTGTACCCGCTGGAGGCCTTCTACTACCAGGCCGAACCGCGTCGCGGGCTGATGATCGGCTTCGGCGCGATCGAGACCCTGGACATCGACCCGGCGCTGGATCGGGTGCGCGATATCCTCCGCGAAATCGCCTGA
- a CDS encoding helix-turn-helix transcriptional regulator — translation MTTELDFDEIIKALAHPVRREILQWLKEPEKHFADQEHPLEFGVCAGKFERCGLSQSSVSAHLATLQRAGLIGSRKIGQWSFFSRNEEVIQAFLKAFNAQL, via the coding sequence ATGACCACCGAACTCGACTTCGACGAAATCATCAAGGCCCTGGCTCACCCGGTGCGCCGCGAAATCCTGCAATGGCTGAAGGAGCCGGAGAAGCATTTCGCCGACCAGGAACACCCGCTGGAATTCGGCGTATGCGCCGGCAAGTTCGAACGCTGCGGCCTGTCGCAGTCGAGCGTGTCGGCCCACCTCGCCACCCTGCAGCGGGCCGGCCTGATCGGCAGTCGCAAGATCGGTCAGTGGAGTTTTTTCTCGCGCAATGAAGAGGTCATTCAGGCCTTCCTGAAAGCCTTCAACGCGCAACTTTAA
- a CDS encoding XRE family transcriptional regulator, with product MSALSKPGVAADAVLLKALLNTREQLGLTQQELAEIVGVNRSAISRWGDSGGLRPQSKTGELALLLIRIYRALFALFGGNLGDMRHFLRTENHHLAGVPLQQMAQVQGLVRVVEYLDAIRGKV from the coding sequence ATGAGTGCGCTCAGCAAGCCCGGCGTCGCCGCCGATGCTGTCCTGCTCAAGGCCCTGCTCAACACCCGTGAGCAACTGGGCCTGACCCAGCAGGAGCTGGCCGAGATAGTCGGGGTCAACCGCTCGGCCATCAGCCGCTGGGGCGATAGCGGCGGTTTGCGCCCGCAGAGCAAGACCGGCGAGCTGGCCCTGCTGCTGATCCGCATCTACCGCGCCCTGTTTGCCCTGTTCGGTGGCAACCTGGGCGACATGCGCCATTTCCTGCGTACCGAGAACCATCACCTGGCTGGCGTGCCGCTGCAGCAGATGGCCCAGGTGCAGGGGCTGGTGCGGGTGGTCGAGTATCTAGACGCCATTCGCGGCAAGGTGTGA
- a CDS encoding cupin domain-containing protein — protein MPSRSLFAAILAGLSLLAQLPAQAHESGEKLTVLQEHLMTNAPGMKATMLSVEYAPGQATVAHRHDGSAIAYVLQGAIVSQIEGQAPVTYKAGESWYEPAGTHHLVSKNASNSQPATLLVWILGTEQQPVLVPLQQ, from the coding sequence ATGCCATCCCGTTCCCTGTTCGCCGCCATCCTGGCCGGCCTGTCCCTGCTCGCCCAGCTGCCTGCCCAGGCCCATGAAAGTGGCGAGAAACTCACCGTGCTGCAGGAGCACCTGATGACCAACGCCCCGGGCATGAAGGCCACCATGCTCAGCGTCGAATACGCGCCCGGCCAGGCCACCGTGGCACACCGCCATGACGGCAGCGCCATCGCCTATGTGCTGCAGGGCGCCATCGTCTCGCAGATCGAGGGCCAGGCGCCGGTCACCTACAAAGCGGGCGAGTCCTGGTACGAGCCGGCCGGCACCCATCACCTGGTGTCGAAGAACGCCAGCAACAGCCAGCCGGCCACGCTGCTGGTGTGGATCCTCGGCACCGAGCAGCAGCCGGTGCTGGTACCGCTGCAGCAGTAA
- a CDS encoding alkane 1-monooxygenase, with protein MDTPSTALPYRDRKRHLWLMSLFVPSLGLIGPALYLLVSPHDAWLWLSPAFFYFGIPLLDALIGEDPSNPPESEVPRLEADTYYRWITYLLVPLLWLSFIANAAFVATQPLAWYGVLAMIISTGGGLGFAINLGHEMGHKKPLLERWLGKLALALACYGHFYIEHNRGHHRDVATPVDPASSRMGEHIYRFALRELPGGLLRAWQLEKERLGRCGKSAWNLDNEILQPALISLALYGGLVAVFGIGLLPYLLLTAFWGAFQLTSANYLEHYGLLRRKLDNGRYEICQPHHSWNSNHLFSNWALFHLQRHSDHHAHPTRRYQSLRNFADLPRLPSGYFGMYLLAYVPPLWFRVMNPRLLQAVNGETARINFQPGLRERLVQQYQLQDTPA; from the coding sequence ATGGATACGCCAAGCACCGCCCTGCCCTACCGTGACCGCAAGCGCCACCTGTGGCTGATGTCGCTGTTCGTGCCCAGCCTCGGCCTGATCGGCCCGGCCCTGTACCTGCTGGTATCGCCCCACGACGCCTGGCTGTGGCTGTCGCCGGCCTTCTTCTATTTCGGTATCCCGCTGCTCGATGCACTGATTGGCGAAGACCCGAGCAACCCGCCGGAAAGCGAAGTGCCACGCCTGGAGGCCGACACCTACTACCGCTGGATCACCTACCTGCTGGTGCCGCTGCTGTGGCTGAGCTTCATCGCCAACGCGGCGTTCGTCGCCACCCAGCCGCTGGCCTGGTACGGCGTGCTGGCGATGATCATCTCCACCGGTGGCGGCCTGGGTTTTGCCATCAACCTGGGCCACGAGATGGGCCACAAGAAGCCGCTGCTGGAACGCTGGCTGGGCAAGCTGGCGCTGGCCCTGGCCTGCTACGGGCACTTCTACATCGAGCACAACCGCGGTCATCACCGCGACGTGGCCACGCCGGTCGACCCAGCCTCCTCGCGCATGGGCGAGCACATCTACCGCTTCGCCCTGCGCGAGCTGCCGGGCGGTCTGCTGCGCGCCTGGCAACTGGAGAAGGAACGCCTGGGCCGCTGCGGCAAGTCGGCGTGGAACCTGGACAACGAGATCCTCCAGCCAGCGCTGATCAGCCTGGCGCTGTATGGCGGATTGGTCGCGGTGTTCGGCATCGGTCTGCTGCCCTACCTGCTGCTCACTGCCTTCTGGGGCGCCTTCCAGCTGACCTCGGCCAACTACCTGGAGCATTACGGCCTGCTGCGGCGCAAGCTGGACAACGGCCGCTACGAAATCTGCCAGCCGCACCATTCGTGGAACAGCAACCACCTGTTCTCCAACTGGGCGCTGTTCCACCTGCAGCGGCATTCCGACCACCACGCCCACCCGACCCGGCGCTACCAGTCGCTGCGCAACTTCGCCGACCTGCCACGCCTGCCCAGCGGCTATTTCGGCATGTACCTGCTGGCCTACGTACCACCGCTATGGTTCCGCGTGATGAACCCGCGCCTGCTGCAGGCGGTGAACGGCGAGACCGCGCGGATCAACTTCCAGCCCGGCCTGCGCGAACGCCTGGTGCAGCAGTACCAGCTGCAGGACACGCCGGCATGA